Proteins from a genomic interval of Lolium perenne isolate Kyuss_39 chromosome 1, Kyuss_2.0, whole genome shotgun sequence:
- the LOC127315306 gene encoding putative F-box protein At4g22660 has product MAPTNTVSWSDLPFDLVGGVADRITGHADFARFRSVCPSWRSASAVHAARRRIPLLLVPTAGSWSLADGSISQTPMPTSRSLPFRFASLSFRFASPRGWAFSVTIDFAVTLQNPFTGASESLPALPSPFRVYRSTLQNMLWDRSPDAVMVSPGPGKGAYFCRLPAPDGGLWSPVAGCSQAADTSSITYCDGTFYLLDGRTRRIMAVDGTTFAVASVIEPPDMVAPSPTRSWRTPETTLVASSGELLLLVRSHLLFKAGCRADSESEGLFKAFRADSRSPAAGWSEIAGGDIGDRAVFVDHLRGFCVEANGVNGLRRNCMYVASTNCLVDDECGMDVLYGVYSVSVLDLADLTTQNLSHGNLMNCRYGRHLQWPTWFMPNLH; this is encoded by the coding sequence ATGGCGCCAACCAACACTGTGAGCTGGTCCGACCTACCATTCGACTTGGTCGGCGGGGTCGCCGACCGGATCACCGGTCACGCGGACTTTGCGCGCTTCCGCTCGGTGTGCCCGTCATGGCGCTCGGCTTCGGCGGTgcacgccgcccgccgccgcatccCTCTGCTCCTCGTGCCCACCGCCGGCTCGTGGTCCCTCGCCGACGGCAGCATCTCGCAGACCCCCATGCCTACCTCGAGAAGCCTCCCTTTCCGCTTCGCCAGCCTCTCCTTCCGCTTCGCCTCGCCGCGCGGCTGGGCGTTCAGCGTGACCATAGACTTCGCGGTCACGTTACAGAACCCCTTCACCGGCGCGTCGGAGAGCCTGCCGGCGCTGCCGTCCCCGTTCCGCGTCTATCGGAGCACCCTCCAAAACATGTTGTGGGATCGGTCGCCGGACGCTGTCATGGTGTCGCCGGGGCCGGGCAAGGGCGCGTACTTCTGCCGGCTGCCGGCTCCGGACGGCGGATTGTGGAGCCCTGTAGCCGGATGCTCGCAGGCTGCCGATACCAGCAGCATCACCTACTGCGACGGCACGTTCTACCTCCTGGACGGGCGCACCCGCAGGATCATGGCCGTGGACGGTACAACCTTCGCCGTCGCCTCCGTGATCGAGCCACCAGACATGGTCGCGCCCTCGCCAACCCGCTCCTGGCGCACACCTGAGACCACGCTTGTCGCATCATCCGGCGAGCTCCTCCTGCTCGTCAGGTCGCACCTCCTGTTCAAAGCAGGATGCCGTGCCGactcggagtcggagggtctatTCAAGGCGTTCCGCGCGGACAGCCGGAGCCCGGCGGCCGGGTGGTCGGAGATCGCCGGTGGCGACATCGGCGACCGAGCCGTGTTCGTGGACCACCTCCGGGGGTTCTGCGTGGAGGCCAACGGGGTCAACGGGTTGCGGAGAAACTGCATGTACGTGGCCAGCACGAACTGCCTGGTCGACGACGAGTGCGGGATGGACGTACTCTACGGGGTGTACAGCGTGTCCGTGCTGGATCTCGCCGACCTTACCACCCAAAATCTCTCGCACGGTAACTTGATGAACTGTCGCTACGGTAGGCATTTGCAATGGCCTACCTGGTTCATGCCAAATCTGCATTGA